A genomic region of Catalinimonas niigatensis contains the following coding sequences:
- a CDS encoding antibiotic biosynthesis monooxygenase family protein: MIANTPEPPYYAVIFTSIKEEVTEGYAEMAEQMEALARQQPGFLGVESAREEIGITVSYWSSLDAIKQWKENAKHRIAQRLGYQEWYTSYRTRICLVEREYGIDAK; encoded by the coding sequence ATGATTGCCAATACCCCTGAGCCTCCCTATTATGCCGTGATTTTTACCTCTATCAAAGAGGAAGTGACAGAAGGTTATGCCGAGATGGCCGAACAGATGGAAGCGTTAGCCCGCCAGCAGCCTGGTTTTTTGGGGGTAGAATCTGCCCGGGAGGAAATAGGCATTACAGTATCTTACTGGAGCAGTCTGGATGCTATAAAGCAGTGGAAAGAGAACGCAAAACACCGGATTGCCCAACGATTGGGTTATCAGGAATGGTATACAAGCTATAGAACAAGAATATGCCTGGTGGAGAGGGAATATGGTATAGATGCTAAATAA
- a CDS encoding precorrin-2 dehydrogenase/sirohydrochlorin ferrochelatase family protein, whose translation MNPENNEGNVLFPVFFKLHQLEVLVVGGGYVGLEKLEALVKNSPETHITLVGKEILQKDIFTIAEQFPHIKIKERKFKRKDLRDKDLVFLATNDRKLHEKIKKMTRRRHIMTNVADTPDLCDFYLSSVVKKGDLKIAISSNGKSPTLTKRIREYLEEAMPDDVQALLDNLKEVRDQLKGDFEYKVKKLNEVTSDWLNKEKKDEH comes from the coding sequence ATGAATCCTGAAAATAATGAAGGCAATGTGCTCTTTCCCGTATTTTTTAAGCTGCATCAACTGGAAGTACTGGTGGTGGGTGGAGGATATGTAGGTCTGGAAAAACTAGAGGCGCTGGTTAAGAACAGTCCCGAAACGCATATTACTTTAGTGGGCAAAGAGATACTGCAAAAGGATATTTTTACCATTGCTGAGCAATTTCCACACATTAAGATTAAAGAAAGAAAATTTAAGCGGAAAGACTTAAGAGACAAAGACCTGGTTTTTCTGGCTACCAATGACCGTAAACTTCATGAGAAGATCAAGAAAATGACCCGCCGCAGGCACATCATGACCAATGTAGCGGATACACCTGACCTTTGTGATTTTTATCTTAGCTCAGTGGTGAAAAAAGGGGATCTGAAAATAGCGATCTCCAGTAATGGAAAATCACCTACCTTAACCAAAAGAATACGGGAGTATCTGGAAGAAGCCATGCCGGATGATGTGCAGGCCTTACTGGACAATCTCAAAGAAGTGCGTGATCAGCTCAAAGGCGATTTTGAATATAAAGTCAAAAAATTGAATGAAGTCACTTCCGACTGGTTGAACAAAGAGAAAAAAGATGAACATTAG
- a CDS encoding DUF4202 domain-containing protein yields MNISDKDRFARTLAAFDAANTEDPHQEEVEGKMMPKELVYGQRMSEMLAGFAPEASETLQLSARCQHIQRWTLPRSNYPMDRKGYLKWRTQLKLFHGKKAAEIMETEGYDAEMIERVKFLLNKQKLKSDPETQTLEDVICLVFLKYYFSDFTKQHSEEKLIDIVAKTWGKMSEKGHEAAMQLSFSPEEQHIIQKALA; encoded by the coding sequence ATGAACATTAGTGATAAAGATCGTTTTGCACGTACCCTTGCTGCCTTTGACGCAGCCAATACCGAAGATCCGCATCAGGAAGAAGTTGAGGGTAAAATGATGCCTAAGGAGTTAGTTTATGGTCAACGCATGAGCGAAATGCTGGCAGGGTTTGCTCCCGAAGCCTCAGAAACTCTTCAGTTGTCTGCGCGTTGCCAACATATTCAGCGCTGGACCTTACCTCGCAGTAATTATCCCATGGACCGCAAAGGCTACCTGAAATGGCGTACGCAACTTAAATTATTTCATGGCAAAAAAGCGGCTGAGATCATGGAAACAGAGGGCTATGATGCAGAAATGATTGAACGGGTAAAATTTCTGCTCAACAAACAAAAACTCAAAAGTGATCCGGAGACACAGACTTTGGAAGATGTGATTTGCCTGGTTTTTTTAAAATACTATTTCTCTGATTTTACCAAACAACACAGCGAAGAAAAACTGATAGACATAGTAGCGAAAACCTGGGGTAAGATGTCAGAAAAAGGACATGAGGCTGCAATGCAATTATCCTTTTCGCCCGAGGAGCAGCACATCATTCAGAAAGCACTAGCATAA
- the nirB gene encoding nitrite reductase large subunit NirB, whose protein sequence is MKHVIVIGNGMVGYKFCEKLRKISSPEQISITVFGEEPRLAYDRVHLSEYFTSKDADKLTLAPLQWYENQQIHLRTGKLVAHLDRSSKSLKTHDGEYLSYDKLVMATGSSPFVPPIPGTDKKGVFVYRTIEDLDAIIAYGTKVKRVAVLGGGLLGLEAAKAMLDLGLETHVVEFASRLMPRQLDDAGSKALQSSIEALGITVHLNKNTQAIAGNGKLDGLYFADGSQLPVDMLVISAGIRPRDELARQSDLTIGARGGVVVNDFMQTSDPDIYAIGEVALHKEMIYGLVAPGYDMATIAAQHLSGQNQKIFQGNDMSTKLKLIGVDVASFGDPFCDQLPHSPIIFEDKAKGIYKRINLSADGKNLLGGILVGDAEPYNMLLQTMQNGLSLPPQPEDLILGARGKDSGGAGVENLPEQAQICSCEGITKGAICQAISEGNLSSVQEVKSCTKAGTGCGGCMPMVTDLFHHTLQSMGKRVRKTICEHFEYSRQELFDLVKVSGIKTYDALLEEYGHGDGCEICKPAVASILASIWNELITEQDTIQDTNDRFLANIQKGGTYSVVPRVAGGEITPDKLIVIGQVAKKYDLYTKITGGQRIDMFGAHLHQLPDIWEELIEAGFESGHAYGKSLRTVKSCVGSSWCRYGLHDSVSFAIEIENRYKGLRSPHKLKSAVSGCIRECAEAQSKDFGIIATEKGWNLYVCGNGGAKPQHAQLLVTDVDNETCIRYIDRFLMFYIKTAEPLTRTAPWLNKLEGGIEYLRDVVVHDCLGIGEQLEKDMQQTLEVYKCEWKEVVNNPQLRARFQHFVNADVPDSSVKFAQRREQKVPLEWAK, encoded by the coding sequence ATGAAGCATGTAATAGTCATAGGTAACGGAATGGTAGGATATAAATTTTGCGAAAAATTACGTAAGATTTCATCGCCCGAACAGATTTCTATTACCGTATTTGGTGAAGAGCCTCGCCTGGCCTACGATAGGGTTCATTTGAGTGAATATTTTACCAGTAAAGATGCGGATAAACTTACGCTGGCTCCATTACAGTGGTATGAGAATCAACAGATTCATCTTCGTACCGGCAAATTGGTGGCCCATCTTGACAGGAGCAGCAAAAGCTTGAAAACGCATGATGGAGAGTACCTGTCTTATGATAAACTAGTGATGGCGACTGGCTCCAGCCCATTCGTGCCTCCCATCCCCGGTACGGATAAAAAAGGAGTGTTTGTATACCGTACGATAGAGGATCTGGATGCCATTATTGCCTACGGAACCAAGGTAAAACGTGTAGCCGTTTTAGGAGGAGGGCTGCTGGGGCTGGAAGCTGCCAAAGCCATGCTGGACCTTGGATTAGAAACTCATGTTGTAGAATTTGCTTCTCGTCTGATGCCCCGCCAGTTGGACGATGCAGGATCAAAAGCGCTGCAAAGTAGTATTGAAGCATTGGGCATCACTGTACATCTTAATAAAAATACCCAAGCCATTGCCGGTAATGGTAAGCTGGATGGTTTGTATTTCGCTGATGGTAGTCAACTGCCAGTAGATATGCTGGTCATTTCAGCCGGAATACGTCCGAGGGATGAATTGGCAAGGCAAAGTGATCTGACCATCGGTGCCAGAGGTGGCGTTGTGGTGAATGACTTTATGCAGACTTCTGACCCGGATATTTATGCCATTGGAGAAGTAGCCCTGCACAAGGAAATGATTTATGGACTGGTAGCGCCCGGATATGATATGGCGACCATCGCTGCGCAGCATTTGTCCGGACAAAATCAAAAAATATTTCAGGGCAACGATATGTCTACCAAACTGAAACTCATTGGTGTAGATGTGGCCAGCTTTGGTGATCCATTTTGTGATCAGCTTCCTCACAGCCCTATTATTTTTGAAGATAAAGCCAAAGGTATTTACAAGAGAATCAATCTATCAGCCGATGGAAAAAACCTGCTGGGAGGTATTCTGGTAGGCGATGCAGAGCCTTACAATATGCTGCTCCAGACCATGCAAAACGGCCTGAGCTTACCTCCCCAGCCCGAAGACCTGATTTTGGGGGCAAGAGGGAAAGACTCAGGTGGAGCAGGGGTAGAAAACTTGCCTGAGCAGGCACAAATCTGCTCTTGTGAGGGAATTACCAAAGGAGCCATCTGCCAGGCAATTTCTGAAGGAAACCTGAGCTCTGTACAGGAAGTGAAAAGCTGCACCAAAGCAGGTACGGGTTGTGGTGGATGTATGCCTATGGTGACCGATCTGTTCCACCATACGCTACAAAGTATGGGCAAACGTGTTCGGAAAACGATATGTGAACACTTTGAATACTCCCGTCAGGAGCTATTTGATCTGGTCAAAGTTAGCGGTATCAAAACTTATGATGCTCTCCTGGAAGAATACGGACATGGCGATGGTTGTGAAATTTGTAAGCCTGCTGTCGCTTCCATTCTGGCCAGCATCTGGAATGAACTCATTACTGAGCAGGATACCATACAGGATACCAACGACCGCTTTCTGGCCAACATACAGAAAGGAGGCACCTATTCGGTAGTGCCCAGAGTGGCAGGCGGAGAGATTACGCCGGATAAACTCATTGTGATCGGGCAGGTAGCCAAGAAATATGATCTGTACACCAAAATTACCGGAGGGCAGCGCATAGACATGTTTGGTGCGCATCTGCATCAGTTGCCTGACATTTGGGAGGAGTTGATAGAAGCAGGCTTTGAAAGCGGACATGCTTACGGAAAATCACTGCGTACTGTAAAAAGCTGTGTCGGATCATCCTGGTGTCGCTATGGGCTGCATGACTCGGTATCTTTTGCCATAGAAATTGAGAACCGCTACAAAGGCCTGCGTTCCCCGCACAAATTAAAAAGTGCTGTTTCCGGCTGCATACGTGAGTGTGCCGAAGCCCAGAGCAAAGATTTTGGGATTATTGCTACAGAAAAAGGCTGGAACCTCTACGTATGCGGGAATGGCGGCGCCAAACCGCAACATGCCCAACTGCTGGTTACCGACGTAGATAATGAGACCTGCATCCGTTACATAGACCGTTTTCTGATGTTTTATATCAAAACCGCTGAGCCACTGACACGCACCGCTCCCTGGCTCAACAAGTTGGAAGGAGGTATTGAGTACCTGCGAGATGTGGTGGTCCATGATTGCCTGGGTATAGGTGAGCAACTTGAAAAAGATATGCAGCAGACATTGGAAGTATACAAATGCGAGTGGAAAGAAGTAGTGAACAATCCACAACTGCGTGCCAGATTTCAGCATTTCGTGAATGCGGATGTACCGGATTCATCGGTAAAATTCGCACAGCGACGCGAACAAAAAGTGCCGTTAGAATGGGCTAAATAA
- a CDS encoding anthranilate synthase component I family protein codes for MQTKPSKHAYHLVTEHKRMLADTITPVNIYLKIRDRYDNPILLESSDYHSSDNSFSFICCSPIATFSVKNKVVRQKFPDGTFIETKTERKQDVIEMLSQFAASFKSEEHGYKFSTNGMFGYMAYDAVQYYEDIDMEPDTEKDYKIPEIHYAVYRYVIAIDHFRNELFAFHHEASGEEAKHDKLSDLISLINNRNIPNYRFQRQGDESSNYSDEEFLDIIRKGQEHCFRGDVFQIVLSRRFQNHFKGDEFNVYRALRSINPSPYLFYFDYGYYKIFGSSPEAQIVIKGGEASIYPIAGTFKRTGNDIADAELAKKLLDDPKENSEHVMLVDLARNDLSRHGNEVTVETFKEVQYFSHVIHLVSKVTSKLAPETSPIQVVADTFPAGTLSGAPKHMAMQLINKYESTKRGYYGGAIGFLGFGSDQQTAQFNHAIMIRSFISQHNTLYYQAGAGVVAKSVVESELQEVNNKLAALRRALEVAEGIAN; via the coding sequence ATGCAAACAAAACCAAGCAAGCACGCTTACCACCTGGTAACAGAGCACAAAAGAATGCTCGCTGATACCATAACACCAGTCAATATTTACCTTAAGATACGCGACCGCTATGATAATCCGATCTTGCTGGAAAGCTCCGACTACCACAGTAGCGACAACAGCTTTTCCTTTATCTGCTGTAGTCCTATCGCTACCTTCTCGGTAAAAAATAAAGTGGTACGCCAGAAGTTTCCTGACGGCACTTTTATTGAGACTAAAACCGAAAGAAAGCAGGATGTCATTGAAATGCTGAGCCAGTTTGCGGCTTCTTTCAAATCGGAGGAGCATGGGTATAAGTTCAGTACCAATGGTATGTTTGGCTATATGGCCTACGATGCAGTGCAATATTATGAAGATATTGACATGGAGCCCGATACGGAAAAAGACTACAAAATTCCGGAAATCCACTATGCAGTGTATCGCTATGTAATTGCTATTGACCATTTTCGCAACGAGTTATTTGCTTTTCATCATGAGGCATCAGGAGAAGAAGCCAAGCATGATAAACTGTCGGATTTGATATCATTGATTAACAACCGCAACATTCCTAACTACCGTTTCCAGCGGCAGGGAGATGAAAGCAGCAATTACTCGGATGAGGAGTTTCTGGACATCATCCGTAAAGGACAGGAGCATTGTTTCCGGGGAGATGTTTTTCAGATTGTACTTTCGCGCAGGTTTCAGAATCACTTCAAAGGAGATGAATTCAATGTATATCGTGCCCTGCGTTCTATCAATCCTTCTCCCTACCTTTTCTACTTTGACTATGGCTATTACAAAATCTTTGGCTCTTCGCCGGAAGCACAGATTGTTATCAAAGGGGGAGAAGCCAGTATTTATCCGATTGCAGGCACTTTCAAACGTACAGGGAATGATATAGCCGATGCGGAACTAGCCAAAAAGCTGCTGGACGACCCCAAGGAAAATTCCGAACACGTGATGCTGGTAGACTTGGCCAGGAACGATCTGAGCAGACATGGCAACGAGGTGACGGTAGAAACTTTCAAAGAAGTACAATATTTCTCGCATGTGATCCACCTCGTCTCTAAAGTGACCAGCAAACTTGCGCCTGAGACTTCGCCCATACAGGTAGTGGCCGATACTTTCCCGGCCGGTACTTTGTCAGGCGCGCCCAAACATATGGCGATGCAATTGATCAATAAATACGAAAGTACCAAGCGGGGGTATTATGGTGGAGCCATTGGCTTTCTGGGTTTTGGCAGTGACCAGCAAACTGCTCAGTTCAATCATGCTATCATGATCCGCTCTTTTATCAGCCAGCACAATACTTTATACTATCAGGCAGGTGCAGGCGTAGTGGCCAAGTCAGTAGTAGAAAGCGAACTGCAGGAAGTCAATAATAAACTGGCCGCGTTAAGACGCGCTCTGGAAGTAGCGGAAGGGATTGCAAATTAA
- a CDS encoding DUF2256 domain-containing protein, whose product MKQRKKRDLPTKVCPVCNRPFSWRKKWEKNWDEVIYCSERCRSEGRGNNKIQHTK is encoded by the coding sequence ATGAAGCAGCGAAAGAAAAGGGATTTGCCTACCAAAGTTTGCCCGGTCTGCAATCGACCTTTTAGCTGGCGTAAGAAATGGGAAAAAAACTGGGATGAAGTGATCTACTGTAGCGAACGCTGTCGCAGTGAAGGCCGCGGTAACAACAAGATTCAGCACACAAAATAA
- a CDS encoding anthranilate synthase component II, with protein MKILVLDNYDSFTYNLVHILRELGYGDQMDVIRNDKISLEEVGKYDKILLSPGPGIPEEAGIMMDVIKTYAPDKSILGVCLGHQGIAEAFQAKLYNMPTVLHGYADKVTLQDKDEYLFEGVPQEFNVCRYHSWAVEAGSVPKDLIVTALDPKGEVMGLRHKTYDVHGVQFHPESILTEHGKQMLKNWLTH; from the coding sequence ATGAAAATACTAGTTCTGGATAATTATGATTCGTTCACCTATAATCTGGTGCATATCCTGCGGGAGCTGGGTTATGGCGATCAGATGGATGTCATCCGAAATGACAAAATTAGCCTGGAAGAGGTTGGCAAATATGATAAAATACTGCTTTCTCCCGGACCTGGCATTCCCGAAGAAGCAGGGATCATGATGGATGTCATCAAAACCTATGCGCCCGACAAAAGCATATTGGGCGTATGCCTGGGCCATCAGGGGATTGCTGAAGCATTTCAGGCCAAACTCTATAATATGCCTACTGTACTGCATGGCTATGCCGATAAGGTTACTTTACAAGACAAAGACGAGTATCTTTTTGAAGGCGTACCGCAGGAATTTAATGTATGTCGCTACCATAGCTGGGCAGTGGAAGCAGGTTCCGTACCTAAAGATTTGATTGTTACTGCCCTGGACCCGAAAGGAGAAGTGATGGGCTTACGCCACAAAACTTATGATGTACACGGTGTTCAGTTTCATCCGGAATCTATTCTTACCGAGCATGGTAAGCAGATGCTTAAAAACTGGTTAACACACTAA
- a CDS encoding four helix bundle protein produces the protein MKRAAVSISSNIAEGYEYGNNKEFVRFLRYAKGSAGELRSQLLEISRQLSGFMKYLREH, from the coding sequence ATTAAGAGAGCCGCTGTCTCTATTTCCAGCAACATTGCCGAAGGATACGAATATGGAAATAATAAAGAATTTGTAAGATTTCTTCGCTACGCAAAAGGATCAGCCGGAGAACTCAGAAGTCAATTGTTAGAAATATCACGACAGCTCTCTGGTTTTATGAAATACCTGAGAGAACACTAA
- the nirD gene encoding nitrite reductase small subunit NirD produces the protein MILTEEYKTVCEEAVTNWFKAAPISSFPVNGGSCVLYKGKQIAVFNFTRRGEWYACQNLCPHKMQMILSRGMIGTDKAEPKVACPFHKKTFSLKTGECLNGDICDIATYPVKIKDGFVYIGFAD, from the coding sequence ATGATACTGACAGAAGAATATAAAACTGTGTGCGAAGAGGCTGTCACTAACTGGTTTAAAGCAGCGCCAATAAGTTCATTTCCGGTAAATGGAGGCTCTTGTGTCCTCTATAAAGGAAAGCAAATTGCCGTATTCAACTTTACTCGCCGTGGCGAATGGTATGCCTGCCAGAACCTGTGCCCGCACAAAATGCAGATGATTCTCTCCCGTGGAATGATTGGCACAGACAAAGCAGAACCAAAAGTAGCCTGCCCTTTTCATAAGAAGACTTTTTCTCTAAAAACTGGTGAATGTCTCAATGGGGATATATGCGACATTGCTACTTACCCTGTGAAGATAAAAGATGGTTTTGTCTATATTGGTTTTGCTGATTGA
- the aat gene encoding leucyl/phenylalanyl-tRNA--protein transferase: MLYWLSSELTFPPIEEAEEWGGLALGGDLSPERLLLAYRSGIFPWYDIGQPIIWHAPDPRFVMFPDKLKVSRSMRPIFNQQKFTVTLDTDFRSVIKVCQQSRRKGQYGTWITDEMLEAYCYLHKLGYAHSVEVWQEDVLVGGLYGVSLGSIFFGESMFSKVSNASKTGFITLVWELQKRSFSLIDSQVHTPHLESMGAEEVSRKKYMKVLKDALKVSTHKGSWTEWLEM, translated from the coding sequence ATGCTTTACTGGCTTAGTAGTGAACTGACCTTTCCTCCGATAGAAGAAGCAGAAGAGTGGGGAGGGCTGGCTTTGGGAGGAGACCTTTCTCCTGAAAGACTGCTTCTAGCTTATCGTTCAGGCATTTTTCCTTGGTATGATATAGGGCAACCCATCATCTGGCATGCCCCTGATCCCCGTTTTGTTATGTTTCCCGATAAGCTGAAGGTTTCCAGAAGCATGCGGCCCATCTTCAACCAACAGAAATTTACAGTCACGCTGGATACTGATTTCCGCTCTGTTATCAAAGTATGCCAGCAGAGCCGGAGAAAAGGTCAATATGGTACCTGGATTACCGATGAAATGCTGGAAGCCTATTGCTACCTTCATAAACTCGGTTATGCTCATTCTGTAGAAGTCTGGCAGGAAGATGTGCTGGTAGGAGGACTATACGGCGTGTCTCTGGGGAGCATTTTTTTTGGCGAATCCATGTTCAGCAAAGTGAGTAATGCTTCTAAAACAGGATTTATCACCTTGGTGTGGGAACTTCAAAAAAGAAGCTTCAGCCTCATCGACAGTCAGGTACATACCCCTCACTTGGAGAGTATGGGTGCAGAAGAGGTTTCTCGAAAAAAATACATGAAAGTGCTGAAAGATGCTCTCAAAGTATCCACACATAAAGGCAGTTGGACTGAGTGGCTGGAAATGTAA
- the cobA gene encoding uroporphyrinogen-III C-methyltransferase, whose translation MQTPKLTLVGAGPGDETLITLKGIHALEAADVILYDALANPALLKYCREDALKIFVGKRAGQHHLQQHQINRAVVRYARKYGQVVRLKGGDPFVFGRGQEEKEYALKYGLEVEVVPGISSALAVPALQHIPLTHRGINDSFWVMTGTTRAGALSADMALAAQSSATIVILMGMKQLEKIVKLFSKQRGTKESIAIIQDGTSAHEKVAVGKLEDILDKVAHQQITSPAIIVIGAVVEKHWEIVQERVSSLRT comes from the coding sequence ATGCAAACTCCCAAGCTAACCCTGGTAGGAGCCGGTCCCGGTGACGAAACGCTGATTACACTAAAAGGCATCCATGCTCTGGAAGCAGCCGATGTTATTCTCTATGATGCTTTGGCAAATCCTGCTTTGCTGAAGTATTGCAGAGAAGACGCGCTAAAAATATTTGTAGGCAAAAGAGCAGGTCAGCATCATCTACAGCAGCATCAGATCAACCGCGCGGTGGTTCGTTATGCCCGAAAGTATGGACAGGTGGTCCGCCTTAAAGGTGGTGATCCTTTTGTTTTTGGTCGGGGGCAGGAAGAAAAAGAATATGCACTTAAATATGGCCTGGAAGTAGAAGTAGTACCAGGCATCAGCAGTGCGTTGGCTGTACCGGCTTTACAACATATTCCACTTACACACCGGGGCATCAATGATAGCTTTTGGGTAATGACCGGTACTACCCGTGCCGGAGCATTGTCTGCCGATATGGCTCTGGCAGCCCAGTCTTCCGCTACCATCGTCATCCTGATGGGAATGAAGCAACTGGAAAAAATTGTTAAATTATTTAGCAAACAGCGTGGAACAAAGGAGTCCATCGCCATCATACAGGACGGTACCTCCGCTCATGAAAAAGTTGCCGTTGGCAAGCTGGAAGATATTCTGGACAAAGTAGCGCACCAACAAATTACCTCACCTGCTATCATTGTCATTGGAGCAGTGGTTGAAAAGCATTGGGAAATTGTACAGGAGCGTGTATCTTCACTGCGTACCTGA
- the trpD gene encoding anthranilate phosphoribosyltransferase: MKDILNKLIEYKSLDKDTAQQILTKLTQGEYNQSQMAAFLTVFLMRSITVEELEGFRDAMLELCVPLHIEEYDAIDLCGTGGDGKDTFNISTTASFVVAGAGQPVAKHGNKGVSSVSGSSDLITHFGYEFTNDASQLKKSLDEANICFLHAPLFHPAMKNVGPVRRELGMKTFFNMLGPMVNPSFPKRQLVGVFSLELARLYAYLYQKTNKNFVILHSLDGYDEISLTGPFKMITQQEEKIMYPEDLGFSTHKAEALYGGESVEDAARIFINILEGKGTKAQNEAVLANAGMALYCGKLRLSLEDSIATARESLESGKALETFKKLISNAPSA, from the coding sequence ATGAAAGACATCCTCAACAAACTCATAGAATACAAATCATTAGACAAGGATACTGCCCAGCAAATCCTGACCAAACTGACTCAGGGAGAATACAACCAAAGTCAGATGGCTGCTTTCCTTACGGTTTTTCTGATGCGCAGTATTACGGTAGAAGAACTGGAAGGCTTTCGGGATGCGATGCTGGAGCTTTGCGTACCCCTGCACATTGAAGAGTATGATGCCATTGACCTTTGCGGTACCGGAGGGGATGGCAAGGATACTTTTAACATCTCTACCACTGCCTCTTTTGTAGTGGCCGGAGCAGGGCAACCAGTAGCCAAACATGGCAATAAAGGTGTTTCTTCGGTCAGTGGTTCATCTGATCTGATCACCCACTTTGGCTATGAATTCACCAATGATGCCTCTCAACTAAAGAAAAGCTTGGACGAGGCCAACATATGCTTTTTGCATGCCCCTCTCTTTCATCCTGCCATGAAAAACGTAGGTCCGGTACGTCGTGAGTTGGGAATGAAAACTTTTTTCAACATGCTGGGGCCTATGGTCAACCCTTCTTTTCCTAAGCGACAGTTGGTAGGTGTATTCAGCCTGGAACTGGCTCGTTTGTATGCTTATCTTTATCAAAAGACAAATAAAAACTTTGTCATCTTGCACTCTCTGGATGGCTACGATGAGATTTCGCTTACTGGTCCTTTTAAAATGATTACGCAGCAGGAAGAAAAAATCATGTATCCTGAGGATTTGGGCTTTTCTACCCACAAAGCTGAAGCTCTATACGGAGGAGAATCGGTAGAAGATGCAGCCCGAATTTTTATTAATATTCTGGAAGGCAAAGGTACAAAAGCACAAAATGAAGCTGTACTGGCCAATGCAGGAATGGCTTTGTACTGTGGCAAATTAAGGCTTAGCCTAGAAGATAGTATAGCTACTGCCCGCGAATCTTTGGAATCCGGAAAAGCGTTAGAAACTTTTAAGAAATTAATTTCTAACGCACCTTCTGCCTAA
- a CDS encoding DUF7009 family protein: MKLRIKGNSIRLRLTQTEVAAIGRGSAISETLSFGAQSPAFHYVLIADERVDSITARFIDHALQVLLPFAHAKLWADADQVSIEKDIDLGEKGSLHVLIEKDFQCLHQRPREDERDNFPNPKANQA; encoded by the coding sequence ATGAAACTCAGAATCAAAGGAAATAGTATTCGTTTACGACTTACACAGACTGAAGTAGCAGCAATTGGCAGAGGAAGTGCCATCAGCGAAACGTTATCTTTCGGTGCTCAATCGCCAGCTTTCCATTATGTGCTTATTGCTGATGAGCGTGTCGATAGCATTACTGCCAGGTTTATTGATCATGCTTTACAGGTTTTATTGCCATTTGCTCATGCAAAGTTGTGGGCCGATGCCGATCAGGTCAGCATAGAAAAGGACATTGATTTGGGCGAAAAGGGGTCCTTGCATGTGCTGATAGAAAAAGATTTTCAGTGCCTCCACCAACGTCCTCGGGAAGATGAAAGGGATAACTTTCCTAATCCCAAAGCAAACCAAGCTTAG